One stretch of Candidatus Bathyarchaeia archaeon DNA includes these proteins:
- a CDS encoding DUF447 domain-containing protein, with amino-acid sequence MVNLTDLGFSKNTIAETILSTYNKNSEPNAAPMGATQEKEKQLMLKVFNSSSTLQNLKQNKAAVVNLTSDVTLFYRTTFKETNPQGTLPPEWFQKAQTVNAPRLLRADATIEITIKDISPIDAQRTKVLCNAEHIDAKTAFPKAYCRAFGATLDAIIHATRVKAFAKDPNEQLKVAKLLERIADCDDVVGRTAPNSQYAEIMRDLNQKIQTWRAHP; translated from the coding sequence ATGGTAAACCTGACAGACTTAGGCTTCTCCAAAAACACAATTGCCGAAACCATCCTCTCCACCTACAACAAAAACAGCGAACCAAACGCCGCCCCCATGGGTGCCACCCAAGAAAAAGAAAAACAGCTTATGCTCAAAGTTTTCAACTCTTCCAGCACTCTCCAAAACCTGAAGCAGAACAAGGCAGCCGTGGTTAACCTAACCTCCGACGTAACCCTGTTCTACAGAACCACCTTCAAAGAAACCAACCCTCAGGGAACCCTGCCGCCTGAATGGTTCCAAAAAGCCCAAACCGTAAATGCACCCCGACTGCTCAGGGCAGACGCCACCATAGAAATCACAATCAAAGATATATCACCTATTGACGCCCAACGAACCAAGGTCCTCTGTAATGCGGAGCATATAGACGCCAAAACGGCGTTTCCCAAGGCATACTGCAGGGCTTTTGGCGCCACATTGGACGCCATAATCCACGCCACGCGGGTGAAAGCCTTCGCAAAAGACCCCAACGAACAGCTAAAGGTTGCCAAACTTTTAGAGCGCATCGCGGATTGTGACGATGTTGTGGGTCGGACAGCACCAAACTCCCAGTACGCGGAAATCATGCGGGACCTAAACCAGAAAATCCAGACATGGAGAGCCCACCCATGA
- a CDS encoding ECF transporter S component, with protein MSNTKKINNRTKMIASIAVFSALYAVLRIMQTIPMIGAQGASFSLSDVLAPLYGIILGPFGGGASVVIGTFLAMAMGKPVIFLGLDFLPALVNAVAVGLLIRRKWAPVVLLNVALLVAFLAYPLTSILISINIGETSFLFPFVWLHIVALGVLISPLGRKAGPWVNSLKPGRLTAGLTILVFIGTMMQHLMGNILFETVLAQPLGYIEPAAFNGIWTGIFLVYPFERLALILLAVVIGAPLIRVLKKSLFRDT; from the coding sequence TTGAGCAACACAAAAAAAATTAACAACCGAACAAAAATGATTGCATCCATCGCGGTATTTTCCGCCCTCTACGCTGTCCTCAGAATCATGCAAACAATCCCCATGATAGGAGCGCAAGGCGCCAGCTTCTCCTTATCAGACGTACTAGCTCCCCTGTACGGCATAATTCTCGGTCCCTTCGGAGGTGGCGCAAGCGTAGTAATAGGCACGTTTCTGGCTATGGCGATGGGAAAACCCGTGATTTTCTTAGGTTTAGACTTTCTTCCCGCACTAGTAAACGCAGTTGCCGTGGGGCTTCTTATTCGACGCAAATGGGCGCCCGTTGTACTTCTCAACGTTGCCCTATTAGTGGCGTTTTTGGCGTATCCTCTAACAAGCATTTTAATCAGCATCAACATCGGCGAAACAAGCTTCCTGTTCCCGTTTGTCTGGCTACACATAGTGGCTTTGGGTGTGCTTATTTCCCCCTTGGGCCGCAAAGCAGGTCCATGGGTTAACTCACTGAAACCTGGAAGACTCACCGCTGGACTGACAATTTTGGTGTTCATAGGAACAATGATGCAGCACCTGATGGGGAACATACTCTTCGAAACCGTACTTGCTCAGCCGCTTGGTTACATTGAACCTGCTGCTTTTAATGGAATTTGGACAGGTATATTCTTGGTGTATCCCTTCGAGCGGCTTGCGCTAATTCTGTTGGCGGTAGTGATTGGGGCACCCTTGATAAGAGTGCTCAAAAAATCCCTCTTTAGGGACACATAA
- a CDS encoding bacterioferritin, translating into MAVKPSPEYFTLLNQAVAREIQVSIQYLLQHTKMEKLTRKVIPENILLDKTTYEAVGKFLKDFAIVEMKHAADIMERIYYLGGSATTKSDQVYVGNSLSEFAKNGVKAEEEALTLYRQIIKEACAIGDRETLRMFERIYKEEEEHLFKFQEYANFQGEPQETEQAPVSEWRKIFTPDYFDLLNKAVASEISAIIQYTNQHEKASALPLRTKNTALEAIQDSNKAKVISDLLKTVFMAEMDHLEKITERIYLLEGEATYTPDPLPQVGETVGDFLKLDQEAENYALVLYRQIIEEARKRGDNKTRMMFEEIISQEEDHYWMFDDYVK; encoded by the coding sequence ATGGCAGTTAAACCTAGCCCCGAATATTTCACTCTTTTAAATCAAGCAGTTGCACGCGAAATACAAGTTTCTATCCAATATCTGCTTCAGCACACAAAAATGGAAAAACTCACCCGTAAAGTCATCCCTGAAAACATTTTGCTGGACAAAACCACCTACGAAGCCGTCGGCAAGTTCCTCAAAGACTTCGCCATCGTCGAAATGAAGCATGCCGCAGACATCATGGAGCGCATCTACTACCTTGGCGGGTCCGCCACCACCAAATCAGACCAAGTCTACGTTGGCAACAGCCTAAGTGAATTCGCCAAAAACGGCGTAAAAGCCGAAGAAGAAGCATTAACGCTCTACCGCCAAATCATCAAAGAAGCATGCGCAATTGGAGACCGAGAAACTCTTCGGATGTTTGAAAGAATCTACAAAGAGGAAGAGGAGCACCTGTTCAAATTCCAAGAATACGCAAACTTCCAAGGTGAACCCCAAGAAACAGAGCAAGCCCCCGTGTCTGAGTGGCGAAAAATCTTCACCCCCGACTACTTTGACCTTCTAAACAAAGCGGTTGCCTCCGAAATCTCCGCCATCATTCAATACACAAACCAGCATGAAAAAGCCAGCGCCCTGCCCCTGAGGACGAAAAACACCGCATTAGAAGCCATCCAAGACAGCAACAAAGCCAAAGTCATCAGTGACCTGCTCAAAACCGTTTTCATGGCAGAAATGGACCACCTTGAAAAAATCACTGAGCGCATTTACCTGCTGGAAGGCGAAGCCACATATACCCCTGACCCTCTGCCTCAAGTAGGCGAAACCGTAGGAGACTTCCTCAAATTGGATCAGGAAGCTGAAAACTATGCATTGGTGCTGTACCGCCAAATCATAGAGGAAGCCAGAAAACGCGGCGACAACAAAACAAGGATGATGTTTGAAGAAATCATCAGCCAGGAAGAAGACCACTACTGGATGTTTGACGACTACGTGAAATAA
- a CDS encoding ECF transporter S component — translation MEFKVTTRQIALMAIFAALYYVLSLIAPIRIPAPTIGTLEISFAALIATMFGIILGPYLGSAAALLGASVSWALTGMTPYGLPFLLAPVLNAFVTGMIFYKKWKWSMLVFGVLAVAFLFTPPLQPLSENWFVALAVLFDKLITMALIIPVALFGKKISVAHGALFFFLLGFIGNQADNMWGSFVFAIPTVYNGIYGMNADLVRIAFLASPFLYPAVRLVEALLVMVIAVPLLKALKDTNWLWRKDNILSDEADEQKSP, via the coding sequence ATGGAGTTTAAGGTAACAACCCGCCAAATCGCCCTCATGGCAATCTTCGCAGCCCTCTACTACGTCCTCTCCCTCATCGCCCCCATCCGCATCCCCGCCCCAACCATAGGAACACTGGAAATCAGCTTCGCCGCCCTCATAGCAACCATGTTTGGCATCATTTTAGGACCCTACCTGGGCTCCGCAGCTGCCCTCTTAGGCGCCTCAGTCAGTTGGGCACTCACCGGTATGACCCCCTACGGCTTACCCTTCCTGCTTGCGCCCGTGCTTAACGCCTTTGTCACTGGCATGATATTCTACAAAAAATGGAAATGGAGCATGCTTGTATTTGGCGTTTTAGCAGTTGCTTTCCTGTTCACGCCGCCTTTGCAGCCCTTAAGCGAGAACTGGTTTGTCGCGCTTGCGGTTCTGTTTGATAAACTCATCACAATGGCCCTGATTATTCCTGTGGCTCTGTTTGGCAAGAAAATCTCCGTTGCCCACGGCGCCCTCTTCTTCTTTCTGTTGGGTTTCATAGGCAACCAAGCCGACAACATGTGGGGCTCCTTTGTTTTCGCTATCCCCACCGTTTACAACGGCATATACGGCATGAACGCGGACTTGGTGCGCATAGCGTTTCTTGCAAGTCCATTCCTTTACCCCGCGGTGAGGCTGGTGGAGGCCCTTTTGGTGATGGTCATTGCGGTTCCGCTTTTGAAGGCGTTAAAGGACACAAATTGGCTTTGGCGAAAAGACAACATCCTCTCCGACGAGGCGGATGAGCAAAAATCTCCCTAA
- a CDS encoding beta-ribofuranosylaminobenzene 5'-phosphate synthase family protein translates to MKVYVKTPARLHLGLIDMNGDLGRMFGGLGVGINCPNVILEAEPAAEFFVSGQDSELTAAMAKRFFDAYQTRTNVHLHVKQAIPSHIGLGSGTQLSLAVAIALAKVLGLKKSTQELALAMGRCRRTGVGTAIFDQGGLVVDSGKRTQNGACIAENFPPLLFRQPFPFEWRFVVAIPEVKKGLASEKETAAFSKVPPMPTAEVGRMCRLIMLRLLPALAEKDIENFGDALTQIQVISGNAFAEAQGGTYGSDASARCIRFMQELGVYGVGQSSWGPTLYGVVKAQEAKPICSKVHAYLKRTVGGQVFTAKANNRGATIKVTK, encoded by the coding sequence ATGAAAGTTTACGTAAAAACCCCCGCCAGACTCCACTTGGGTTTAATTGACATGAACGGCGATTTAGGGCGAATGTTTGGCGGGTTAGGTGTAGGCATAAATTGCCCAAATGTGATTTTGGAGGCTGAGCCCGCTGCAGAATTCTTTGTCTCGGGGCAGGATTCCGAGTTAACGGCTGCGATGGCAAAACGGTTCTTTGACGCTTACCAAACAAGAACCAACGTCCACTTACATGTTAAACAAGCAATTCCCTCCCACATCGGGCTGGGCTCAGGAACCCAACTGTCCCTTGCCGTAGCCATTGCCCTTGCAAAAGTGTTAGGTCTCAAAAAGTCAACCCAAGAACTCGCTTTAGCTATGGGGCGATGCCGCAGAACAGGCGTAGGTACAGCGATTTTTGACCAAGGCGGCTTAGTAGTTGACAGCGGAAAACGCACCCAAAACGGTGCCTGCATCGCGGAGAATTTTCCGCCTCTGCTTTTCCGTCAGCCGTTTCCTTTCGAGTGGCGTTTTGTGGTGGCGATTCCAGAGGTGAAGAAGGGTTTAGCTAGCGAGAAAGAAACCGCAGCTTTTAGCAAGGTGCCGCCGATGCCGACGGCGGAGGTTGGCAGAATGTGCCGTTTAATTATGCTCAGGCTCCTGCCTGCCTTGGCAGAGAAGGATATAGAAAACTTTGGGGACGCCTTAACTCAGATTCAAGTCATCAGCGGAAATGCGTTTGCAGAGGCTCAAGGAGGCACCTATGGCAGCGACGCCTCAGCCCGATGCATAAGGTTCATGCAGGAGCTTGGCGTTTACGGTGTAGGTCAGAGCTCTTGGGGACCAACACTTTACGGCGTGGTCAAAGCGCAAGAAGCCAAACCGATTTGCAGCAAAGTCCACGCTTACCTGAAACGAACCGTGGGCGGACAAGTCTTCACTGCAAAAGCCAACAACAGGGGCGCAACAATCAAAGTCACGAAGTAG
- a CDS encoding Glu/Leu/Phe/Val dehydrogenase, whose amino-acid sequence MAQEHTPLTVALAQLKLAAQKLQLNSGIYKMLSQPKRSILVSIDIHLDNGAIGVYKGVRVQHWDVLGPFKGGIRYYPNITLDEVAALSMLMTWKCAIADIPYGGAKGGVCVDSKKLSKRELERLTRRYVSLIVDYLGPHRDIPAPDMYTDEQTMAWIMDTYSQLKGYMVPECVTGKPVAIGGSEGRTEATGRGVIHCVKQASQNIGLKLNGASVAVQGFGNVGYHAAQAAAEIGCKVVAVSDSTGAIYNADGLNPAAVLAYKETAGSVQGFEGSKSLTNEELIEVPCDVLIPAALENQITCRNADKIKARMVAEAANGPTTPEADKALYERGVCLIPDILANSGGVTVSYFEWVQNLTRERWSLEQVNRKLETKMTQAFNDVYALSQKEESDMRTGALMLGVGRVADAIKTLGLWP is encoded by the coding sequence ATGGCGCAAGAACACACACCCCTAACGGTTGCTTTGGCGCAGCTAAAGCTGGCAGCCCAAAAGCTTCAGTTAAACTCGGGAATCTACAAGATGCTCAGCCAACCCAAACGCAGCATTCTAGTTAGCATCGACATCCACCTTGACAACGGAGCCATCGGCGTCTACAAGGGTGTGCGGGTGCAACACTGGGATGTTCTGGGGCCATTCAAAGGCGGTATTCGGTATTACCCCAATATAACCTTGGATGAGGTGGCGGCTTTGTCGATGTTGATGACTTGGAAATGCGCCATAGCCGATATTCCTTATGGGGGCGCCAAAGGCGGCGTATGTGTCGACTCCAAGAAACTCAGCAAGCGCGAATTGGAACGTTTAACCCGCCGCTACGTCAGCCTCATCGTTGACTATCTGGGTCCGCACAGGGACATACCCGCGCCTGACATGTACACGGACGAGCAGACTATGGCTTGGATAATGGACACCTACAGCCAACTCAAAGGTTACATGGTTCCTGAATGCGTTACCGGCAAACCCGTTGCAATCGGAGGCTCCGAAGGTCGAACTGAAGCAACTGGTAGAGGCGTAATACACTGTGTCAAGCAGGCGTCACAAAACATCGGTCTTAAACTTAACGGCGCCTCGGTAGCTGTCCAAGGGTTTGGCAACGTTGGCTACCACGCCGCGCAAGCAGCCGCCGAAATCGGCTGTAAAGTCGTCGCAGTCAGCGATTCTACGGGCGCAATCTATAACGCCGACGGATTAAACCCCGCTGCAGTCCTCGCCTACAAGGAGACAGCGGGTTCTGTGCAGGGGTTTGAGGGCTCCAAGAGTCTGACCAACGAGGAACTCATCGAGGTGCCTTGTGATGTGCTTATTCCCGCCGCGTTGGAGAACCAAATAACCTGCAGAAATGCCGACAAAATCAAGGCGCGTATGGTTGCGGAAGCAGCCAACGGACCCACCACGCCTGAAGCTGACAAAGCCCTCTACGAAAGGGGTGTTTGTTTGATTCCTGATATTTTGGCTAACAGCGGCGGCGTCACGGTCAGCTACTTTGAGTGGGTGCAGAATCTAACGCGGGAACGCTGGTCGTTGGAGCAGGTGAACCGCAAGCTTGAAACGAAAATGACCCAAGCCTTCAACGACGTGTATGCACTTAGTCAGAAGGAAGAAAGCGACATGCGTACGGGCGCCTTGATGTTGGGGGTGGGAAGGGTCGCGGACGCCATAAAAACGCTGGGACTGTGGCCATAG
- a CDS encoding dihydropteroate synthase-like protein produces MKVLLITGILAEEIIKQFAKQSSVETEVLALKVPVAAFLTPQTINQALKQTSLEGVDMVLVPGLMRGDAAEITKEVGVAAFKGPKYAADLPTVLDLLEEVTLSTVTPACKLLRERIKQKALEELAKVEENRDQLLKNPANMVINDLAVGKDFPMRVLAEVVDAALMSDEEIQSLAKKYVQNGADLIDVGMVAGESRPADAARVVKAVKEAVKVPVSIDTLDPAEIEVAVSAGADLVLSVDAGNLEAVAPFAKKAAVVAIPTNQREGFFPKSAQERVALLEEIVTKAKKLGVTRIMGDLILEPSNILESFMAYREFARRNPEVPIFVGVSNVTELMDADSVGVNALLARLSSEVDGCMLLATEKSNKAKGTVVEEAAACKMMFLAKKRGSVPKDLGVTLLMLKDKHRREEPYNRETENQASVIEATENGGQFLVDTKGAFRVSVDRQEEAIVAVHYSSLDMEKPDAVIKGKSAEAVYRQIVERELVGKVDHAAYVGAELAKAEIALKTGKGYIQDAALFEQQ; encoded by the coding sequence TTGAAGGTACTACTAATCACAGGAATCCTCGCTGAGGAAATCATCAAACAATTCGCCAAACAAAGCAGTGTCGAAACTGAGGTGCTTGCCCTCAAAGTGCCTGTGGCAGCATTTTTAACTCCCCAAACTATCAATCAAGCTCTCAAACAAACCAGCCTTGAAGGGGTTGATATGGTTTTGGTTCCCGGGTTGATGCGGGGTGACGCTGCAGAAATCACCAAGGAGGTTGGGGTGGCAGCGTTTAAGGGTCCAAAGTACGCTGCGGATTTGCCGACGGTGTTGGATTTGTTGGAGGAAGTTACCCTTTCAACCGTGACGCCTGCATGCAAACTGTTAAGGGAGCGGATTAAGCAAAAGGCATTGGAGGAGTTGGCAAAGGTTGAAGAAAACAGAGACCAACTGCTCAAGAACCCCGCCAACATGGTCATCAATGATTTGGCGGTGGGCAAAGATTTTCCCATGCGGGTTCTGGCAGAAGTTGTAGATGCTGCTCTTATGTCTGATGAAGAAATTCAGAGTCTTGCTAAGAAGTATGTGCAGAATGGAGCGGACCTTATTGATGTGGGGATGGTTGCGGGAGAAAGCCGCCCTGCCGACGCTGCACGCGTGGTTAAAGCCGTGAAAGAAGCCGTAAAGGTACCCGTGAGTATCGACACATTGGACCCCGCAGAGATAGAAGTTGCAGTTTCTGCAGGCGCGGACTTAGTTTTGAGTGTGGATGCGGGAAACCTTGAAGCAGTCGCGCCGTTCGCCAAAAAAGCCGCGGTGGTTGCTATTCCAACTAACCAGCGGGAAGGGTTCTTCCCGAAAAGCGCTCAAGAGCGGGTCGCGTTGCTTGAAGAAATCGTTACCAAAGCCAAGAAACTGGGAGTCACCAGAATTATGGGGGATTTGATTTTGGAGCCTTCAAACATTTTGGAGTCATTCATGGCGTACCGCGAGTTTGCCCGCCGAAACCCAGAGGTACCCATTTTTGTTGGGGTTTCCAACGTGACGGAGTTGATGGATGCGGATTCAGTGGGCGTAAATGCGCTGCTTGCCCGTTTATCCTCCGAAGTGGACGGCTGCATGCTTTTAGCAACCGAGAAAAGCAACAAAGCCAAAGGAACCGTAGTCGAAGAGGCTGCCGCCTGCAAGATGATGTTTCTTGCCAAAAAACGAGGCTCGGTGCCTAAAGACCTTGGAGTAACCCTGTTAATGCTTAAGGATAAGCATAGACGCGAAGAACCCTACAACCGAGAAACAGAAAACCAAGCATCAGTGATTGAAGCAACGGAAAATGGGGGACAGTTTTTGGTGGATACTAAAGGGGCGTTTCGGGTTTCCGTGGACCGACAGGAAGAAGCCATTGTTGCGGTGCATTATTCGTCGCTGGACATGGAGAAACCCGACGCGGTAATCAAGGGCAAGAGCGCTGAGGCTGTTTATAGGCAGATTGTGGAGAGGGAACTAGTTGGCAAGGTTGACCACGCGGCTTATGTGGGCGCGGAGTTGGCTAAAGCTGAAATTGCTCTGAAAACGGGGAAGGGCTACATTCAGGATGCTGCTCTGTTTGAGCAGCAATAG
- the nth gene encoding endonuclease III: MTNQHAATVLQILKQTLAMPNWTKARQDPFQTLITTIISQNTADTNTARAFKALSKRFQITPKALAEAEVREIEAAINPAGLYKAKAKTIKQAAQGILETYNGSMQPILQLPLEEARSALMQFPGVGPKTADVVLLFSAQQPTVPVDTHVNRVSKRLGFAPENAGYEAVRAALQELFDPKDYLAVHLLLIAHGRKTCKAQRSLCSECPVNVYCPSNGKWSKP, translated from the coding sequence ATGACAAACCAACACGCAGCAACGGTCTTGCAGATACTTAAACAAACCCTAGCAATGCCCAACTGGACCAAAGCACGCCAAGACCCTTTCCAAACCCTCATCACCACCATAATTTCCCAAAACACCGCTGACACCAACACCGCACGCGCCTTCAAAGCCCTCTCAAAACGCTTCCAAATCACCCCAAAAGCCCTCGCGGAAGCAGAGGTTCGCGAAATCGAAGCTGCCATCAACCCCGCGGGGCTCTACAAAGCCAAAGCAAAAACCATCAAACAAGCCGCCCAAGGCATCCTTGAAACGTACAATGGGTCAATGCAGCCCATCCTACAGTTACCGCTGGAAGAAGCCCGAAGTGCCCTTATGCAGTTTCCGGGGGTGGGGCCAAAAACGGCAGATGTGGTTCTGCTTTTCAGCGCCCAGCAGCCAACGGTGCCTGTGGATACGCATGTAAACCGCGTGTCAAAACGGCTGGGCTTTGCACCAGAAAACGCAGGCTATGAGGCGGTTCGGGCAGCCCTGCAGGAGCTTTTTGACCCCAAAGATTATTTGGCGGTTCACCTGCTGCTAATTGCTCACGGCAGAAAGACCTGCAAAGCACAACGTTCCCTCTGCTCAGAGTGCCCAGTTAACGTTTATTGTCCCTCAAATGGAAAGTGGAGCAAACCATGA
- a CDS encoding phage tail protein, translated as MPQFTVNPHRFDPYKNFKFRIKWDGRYVAGVSKIGPIRRVTEVVTHREGGDPNTVRKSPGRTHYEPLILERGVTHDPAFEQWANKVWNFGSGYGSEASLKDFRKDITLEFYNEAGQLALAYRVYRCWVSEYQALPELDANGSAVAIQMIKLENEGWERDTAVTEPAEPSNPAK; from the coding sequence ATGCCTCAATTCACAGTAAACCCCCACCGTTTTGACCCCTACAAGAATTTCAAATTCCGAATCAAATGGGACGGCAGATACGTTGCTGGCGTCTCAAAAATCGGGCCCATCAGACGAGTCACCGAGGTTGTGACGCACAGGGAAGGCGGCGACCCCAACACTGTGCGCAAATCCCCCGGCAGAACACACTATGAACCCTTGATTCTGGAGCGCGGCGTAACCCACGACCCCGCGTTTGAGCAGTGGGCAAACAAAGTTTGGAACTTTGGTTCAGGATACGGCAGCGAAGCGTCGCTGAAGGACTTCCGCAAAGACATAACCCTCGAATTCTACAATGAAGCAGGACAACTCGCCTTAGCCTACCGCGTGTATCGATGTTGGGTTTCAGAGTACCAAGCCTTGCCTGAGCTTGACGCCAACGGAAGTGCCGTTGCCATTCAGATGATTAAGCTGGAGAACGAAGGCTGGGAACGCGACACAGCCGTAACTGAACCCGCTGAGCCCTCCAATCCAGCCAAGTAA
- a CDS encoding winged helix-turn-helix transcriptional regulator — MKLNKSLVTACLVLIMAFSLIALMQRQQEVDAWVQTTQTALNQKLTARVLSLLRNSPVPNCDAFACLAPSVLPQPFFAEKATLPQNINRTEIFNFIQGNPGVQFRAICGGLGLSIGVVQFHLAQLQRSGLITSFRKGRYKRFFASARRFSCEEMEAIASARLGTVRSILKALLLGKRLSHHELAVRVRISSQGLTWQMKRLRETGFINESRDGLNVTYTLSQASLPLVTETLMLTEAN, encoded by the coding sequence GTGAAACTGAACAAAAGCTTGGTAACAGCCTGTTTAGTTCTCATCATGGCTTTTTCCTTGATCGCATTGATGCAGCGGCAACAAGAAGTTGATGCGTGGGTCCAAACCACCCAAACAGCTCTCAACCAAAAACTAACTGCCCGCGTCCTGAGTCTGCTGCGAAATAGCCCCGTCCCCAACTGCGACGCCTTCGCCTGCTTGGCACCAAGCGTTTTGCCTCAACCATTTTTTGCGGAGAAGGCAACACTGCCCCAAAACATCAACCGTACAGAAATTTTCAATTTCATCCAAGGCAACCCTGGCGTCCAGTTTCGTGCAATCTGCGGCGGCTTGGGCTTGTCCATTGGGGTGGTGCAGTTTCATCTTGCGCAGTTGCAGAGAAGTGGTTTGATTACGAGTTTTCGAAAGGGCAGATACAAACGGTTTTTTGCGTCGGCGCGCAGGTTCTCATGTGAGGAAATGGAGGCGATTGCTTCCGCGCGGCTGGGCACTGTCCGAAGCATACTGAAGGCGTTGTTGTTGGGGAAACGGCTGTCGCATCATGAGTTAGCGGTGCGGGTGCGGATTTCTTCCCAAGGGCTGACTTGGCAGATGAAGCGTCTGCGCGAAACAGGTTTCATCAACGAAAGCCGCGACGGCTTGAACGTAACCTACACCCTCTCGCAAGCAAGTTTGCCCTTGGTGACTGAAACCCTGATGCTGACGGAAGCCAATTAG